The genomic window AATTTTTGTTCTATTTTTCTCTTCCACAGTGGGGGCGTATATCGTTGTATTAGCCGAAAAATACGAATGGACAAAGTTTTTAATCTTTCCTCACCTGGATTTAACGATCTATGCACTCCAGGATAAAATCCTTCAGGATATCACTTTGCCGGAATCTTTAGGAATTTTGGCTGTATACTATGTCGTCTTCATCATCATTACGTTCGTCTTTTTCGAAAGAAGAGATATTAGCATATAAATATTGTAAAGGGCCAGACCCCTCCAAAGGGAGTCAGCCCTTTCTTAAACCAGAATTCGCCGGAGAATTGTATTCAGCGAAGTTGATTTGTGGCAAGATTCAGACATTTTCTGACCTCAGTAATATAAAATAGTTTTATTTGCGAAGGTGTTCGGCAAGGTCGGTTAACGCTTTTTGCAATCTTTCATGAGCTTCAGAATCTAACTCATACTGATTATCTTCAATCCGTTCAACTTGGGTATCCAGCGTGTAGACACCATTCAAAATGGTTGTTGCTCCCAATGCAGACAAGACCGGTTTTAATGCATAATCAATCACGAGAAGATGTCCGAACGTTCCTCCAATAACGAGAGGCAATATGATTTTATTTGCAAGTCCTTTTTGCGGAAGCAAGTCTAAATATGTTTTTAACACTCCCGTAAAGGACGCCTTATAAACAGGTGTTAACACGATGACAGCGTCGGCACTTTCTACTTTCTTATTTGCTATTGCGATTTCAGGACTATCGAATTTTCCGTAAATTAAATCTTCCGGAGGCAACTCTCGCACTTTGATTTGCTCAAACTCGATCTGTTCACGGGTCAAAAAAGCTACAACCTCCTGTTCAATTCCGTTCAATCTTGAATTTACTGATGTTGCCCCTGAAATAATAACTGCTTTTGCCAAAAAGCTCCACTCCTTATTTGATAAATTTTGAAAAATCATTGCTTATTTCTTTACTTCAAGTTTCTTATTTTTCACAAGCGGAAACCGTTTCTTTTCGGTAATATCGATTTGTGTAATATCACTATCATGTACGGTGATCACCACACAGCCATACTCCAGTTTGTCCAGCGATGACAGTATATATTTGATTTTCTCTTCATTTAATTGTTTCATAAAAGCCCCCTTAATAAGATATTATTGACACATGTAAGTCTAATTTCAACCATTATTCTTTAAATCACGGTATTCTTTCTCAAGTTCCGATAAAGTCAGCTCATTCAAAAATTGAAGATCTCCAATATAGCGGCCTGAGTTAACCAAGAACGAAATCAGAAAACCTTTCCTCTTTTTGATTGTTTCATGTAAAATCATTGATATAAAACATTCCTCCTTTTATGGTTATTTTCAACCCATCAAGGACTGAAAATATTTTCTTCGGGCTCCAATAGCAACAAATTTCTGAACGATTTGTTTCATTAATTCTAAGATATCCAATATAAATAGTCGGTTTTATTTTCAAAAATAAAACCTCTTCTTGGATAAGAAGAGGTGAAAGAATGCAATCTTTTTGCTCTTCTTATCTTTCAAGCTTTCGCTTGCTGGAATTGGCACAGTACTTTTAAGTCTGTTGCCGAGGCTTCACCGGGCCAGTCCCTCCACCTCTCTTGATAAGAATTCATATGAAACTATTATACTGTATAAACAAAACATGGTGTCATAATGGGAAAGTTCCCATCCAGTTCATGAACTTTATTTGATATTAATTTAAACCATGGCCAACAATACTGTCAATATAATTTTTTAAAAAATTTTGAATTGGTAAAAAAGAAATGGCAGCCCGTTATTTTGTTCGATTATTCCCATTTTACATTCGTTTTTTCGGCTTCATTTATTGTCAGCTGAAAGACATCAGGCCGAGAATAATGACCATTCACATCAAAATCGAAACGGCTTTTAACAATGTCTTTTAAATCTAAATCCGCAATAAGTATATCTTCTTTTCCGTATACCGGTCCAACGATATATTCACCGAGCGGACCAATAATAGCACTTCCTCCGTTGCTCATGATCTCCGGTTCTGACTCCAATTCATCATAGCAGGCCAAATCTGTCGGGTACATATCTTTTGTCACAAATTGATTGCATGATAAAACAAAACATCTGCCTTCCAGGGCAATATGCCTAATCGTAGATTGCCAAACTTCTCTTGCATCAGCAGTTGGCATAAGATAGATTTCAACGCCCTTGCTGTACATTGCCATCCGGGCAAGCGGCATATAATTCTCCCAACAGATCAAACCGCCCATTTTACCTATTGAAGTATCAAATACAGGAAGAGTGCTTCCATCTCCCTCTCCCCATATAATTCTTTCTGAAGCAGTCGGTTTAAGTTTACGATGTTTTCCTAACAGCGTACCGTCCGGACCGAAATAAAGTACCGTGCAATAAAGGGTGCCGGATAATTGTTCTTTTTCAATCACTCCAATAACAAGATACACGCTATTATCTTTTGCAATGGAACCTAATATTTCCGTTTCTTTACTAGGAACGAAGATCGAATTTTCCCAATACCGATACCAATCTTCCCGTCCTTTTTTCGACCGGCTCCCTACCACCGTTCCAAATGTCATTCCTCTCGGATAGGCCGGAATATACGCTTCCGGAAATAACACTAATTTTGCTCCCTTCTTAGCAGCATCAGTGGTTAACAATCGGACTTTTTCAATGGTTTTATAAAGGTCCATAATAACAGGTGATGCTTGTACAACGGCAACTCTTACTTGATTATTCATGCTTTCCATTCAGAACATCTCCAATCAATTTTATGTATAACAACCTTTCAGCATTTCAATAGGGAATTCGTTGTTTAATTATTTTCCATAAATTCAATTTTTTGAATTTTGATATCATTTTACAATTCCACCTGACACATTTCAACAAAATTGCCTTCCATTAGTTTTCTCACTAGAGTTTAAGAAGGCTATTATTCTATAAAACATAATGCCAATCTAGTAAACAAGAACTTTCTTACATTGATGAACAGGAATACACTGTTGCAACATAGAATAATTATATAAAACGTACATGAGTTTTAAACTCCCAGCGCTAACATGGAAGTAGTTTTCATTATAAAACAGAACCAACATAATAAGGCGGTGTGAGCGAAGCAAAGCACTAAATATTTACAAAGCTAAACAAGTATTTTGCTAAAGATAAGTTGGCAGTTCTATCTTTGTTAGCGTAGCTCCGCCCCTTTTCCACAAAAAAAGAGAAGGGGGTATCACATGATTGTCTATGAAAGAGAAAGTGATTTTGTCATGGTGACCCAGGATGATCATGCAAGAGTCTCAGGTGAATTTGCAAAAGCTTGGCGGAACGAATATTTTGTTGCATTGGATCGAAAAGAAGATGTAGAGCTTGCTGTTTTTGAACATGACCGGGGATGGATCGATCTTGATGAAACACCGTTTTGGAATGACGAAAAACGGCTGCCCTTCTCCTTCCGTGATTTTCCGTTAACCCCTAGGTTTGTTTTTTATAAAAAAGGCATTGACGAAGTTGAAAGCAAAAATAAATATGCTGCATTATTGTGCAGTTTGCAATATACGACCTTGTTTGAAATGATTCAAGACGATTCCGTACCGGCTTTTTTGTACTCTGAATACGAGAGGCAGCAAAGACTCATCAATGATTTGAATCTAACACATCACTCTTCACAGGAAATGATCAAATTCCATTTACAAGTCCTTCGCTTTTGCGATGATCTATCTTTATATATTTGTATGCATGAACCGATGGTACATCATACTGCTTCGGAATGGTTTGCTGAAGGATTCAGCCAACGATTTTCTTTCTTTAATCATGAAAAAATCACTTTCGAATGGGCAGAAAAAGAAAAAATAATCCTTTCTCACTTTCCATTTTCTTCTGAAGTTGTTGTAAAAGTGCCATTAAAAGAAGTCAAAAAAGCAGATATAGCGAATTACGGCATTGCAAAAGCGTACAAACACACACCGAAAAAAGAACGAGTGGTTCAATTCGTACCTAAATGAATATAGTCACAACTGGCTGTTGGAACATTTGAAAGCGGTTGCAATTATTTAAACTAGATCCAAGCTAATGTTTAGGTGCCTCTTCAGCAAGCAAAAGGCTGTGCAATCCTTCACTTGTTGAAGAGGAATATTTTGCTTCTTTTCCGTTTAGTTATTAACAGTGATCCTTCTATATTGGCTGCCAGGATGATCTTCTGGCAATAAACTGCTTCCATGGTCAAAGAGCTTTTGCCTTAATGTACCATTTTTATATTCTGTTTTGTAAAGGCCTCTCTTTTGCAGGATTGGCACGACTAAATCGATAAAATCCTCAAGGCTTCCCGGTGTAACAAGGTGGTTTAGGTTAAATCCGTCAACACCGGATGCTTCAAAATGATATTGAATGGCGTCTGCTACTTCTGTTGGATTTCCGACAATCACTTGCTCCCTGTCAATATTTTCGAGCCTGGAAAGTGCTTCACCGATTTTTAGTTTTTTCGATGCATCCTTTGTTAAGGATGCTGCCTTATAATGTCCGTGTTCTGTTGGTTTAAACTCAAAAGGCTGATCCAAATCTGATTTTTCATATTGCGACAAATCATAACCGCTCGCCCCGCCAAATTGCGCTTTTGCTGCATCCGGGCTCCAAAGGCGGTTTAATTCCTGATATTTTTGCTCCGCTTCCTCAGTGGTTTCGCCCACAATAACTGTAAGGAAAGAAAACACTTTAATATTGTCAGGGTTCCGGCCATATTTTTCGGCACGTTTCTTAATATCTTCTGTATAGAACCTGATCCTCTCCGGAGTTGGACCTCCCACAAATACACATTCCGCATGCTTCGCAGCAAATTCCCTTCCCCGTTCAGATACCCCGGCCTGATATAGTACTGGCGTACGCTGCAGAGAAGGTTCACTTAAATGCGGGCCCTCTACATGAAAAAATTCTCCAGAATGGTTGATTTCATGGACTTTTGCAGGGTCTACCAAAACTCCATTCTTAACATCCTCTATGACAGCCCCATCTTCCCAGCTTGATTCCCATAATTTATAACAAACCTCCAAATACTCATCCGCTATATCATAACGCCGGTCATGTTTGATCATCTCATGCAGACCGAAATTCCTTGCTGCATTAGGCAGATAGGAAGTAACAACATTCCACGCGATTCTTCCTTTCGTCAAATGGTCCAACGTAGAAAAACGTCTTGCATGGGCAAAAGGAGGTTCATATGTCGTACTAACCGTAAAAGCAAACGATAAATGTTTTGTCACGCTTGCCATAACCGGGATCACAAGTGCAGCGTCAATTAAAGGAATTTGCATACCATCACGTATGGACGGTTCCTTGCTTTGTTTATATGTATCATAGACTCCCAATACATCGGCAAAAAAAACAGCATCAAACTTTCCCCGTTCTAACAGCTTAGCCATTTCAATCCAATAATCAAGTTCTTTGTAACGTCTCTGCCTTTTGCTTTCCGGATGTTTCCACAGCCCATGAGAATTATGCATCGCACTTGTCATTTCAAAGGCATTCAAAATAATTTGTTTTCCCAATATCTTCTCCCCGCTTTCGATTCATTTTTACTGTGTCGTTTACCATCTGACTAAATAAAAAACCCCTTCTTTGAAAAAAGAAGAGGTTCATGATTGAAACTCACTTCTTTTCTCATCTTTCAAGCATTTTGCTTGCTGGAATTGGCACAGTACTTTGAAAAGCCTGTTGCCGAAGTTTCATCGGGCCAGTCCCTCCACCTCTCTAGATAAGAAAACGAAGATCTATTAAGTTGCAATAAAAATTTTGATGCACGTATATTCCCAAATATTCTATAGATTTTGTTGGTTTTTAATTTAAACGATTCTTAATAAACTGTCAATATTAATTTGTAAAATTTAAAAAATTTATAAAAAGTCGGTTTAAGAATATTCAATTTTCAACTGGAGCTAATTTATTTCTAGTTATTATCGAATTCAATTTGATAAACTGCAACCTAATTATGATACAATAGTGATCAAAGGAGGTGAGAAAAATGACAAAGAAAATTTTAGGAGATATTTTAAAAGAGCTTCAATCGCTGAAGGCTGATATTACTGAGTTGAAAGATGGACAACATAGAATTGAAACGAAGGAACTAAAAACCATAAGATCAGACATCACAGTGTTGAAGCAAGGACAAACTGAGATGAACGCTGACATTTCTGAGTTGAAGCAAGGACAAATCGAAATGAGGTCTGATATTGCCCAGCTTAAAGAAGGACAACATCGATTGGAGCAAGGGTATACTGAACTGAAGTCTGATGTTGCCGAGTTAAAAGAAGGACAACTTAGATTAGAGCAAGGCTATAATGAATTGAAGTCTGATGTTGTCGAGTTAAAAGAAGGACAACATAAACTGGAGCAAGGACAAATTGAATTAAAATCTGATTTTGCCTTGCTAAAAGAAGGACAACATAGATTGGAACAAGGACATATAGAATTGAAGTCTGATGTTGCCCAGCTTAAGGACGGACAACTTCAACTGGAAAAAGGTCAAGATGAGATCAAAGATACTTTGAGACACTTTGCGACTTTGACGATTGAGAACTTTACGAACTTAGAAAAGAACTTAGAATGGCAGTAAACGAAATTAAATCGGATGTGGAGGATATTAAACGACAAACAAATTAGAAGATCACTGTTACAAGACAGGATTTTATCCACATGTCTATCTTACGAGATTTCCTCTGGTTGAATTCGTTATTAACCCATACCTGCTTAATCCCTTTTGCAAAATAAAAAAATGAGCCAATGTTTTGGCCCATTTCAAAAAGTGTACTAAACACCTCGTTTATTACCCCAAACATACGTATGCAATTGCGGGAGAACTTTCACATTTTTTAAGTCAGAATCCATCATAACTTTGTTGATAAGCCATTCATATTTTCCTAAAAGATAGGAAACTAGTTTTTGATTTTCGGTCGAAGTAATGTCTTCATTTCCCACCTGCAAAAAGAATGAGACATCAGGGTATCTTTGATGAACTTTCTTCGCATATTCATAATCTTGATCATCAAAAACGACGATCTTCAAACTAATATTCTGAGAAGAATTTTTTCGGTCTAAGTTTTTTATGATCATATCAAGTACGTCAAAATCGGTGACCATGTTTGAGCTTGGCGGTTTCGGTGAAAGTGTTA from Bacillus methanolicus includes these protein-coding regions:
- a CDS encoding carbon-nitrogen hydrolase family protein; amino-acid sequence: MESMNNQVRVAVVQASPVIMDLYKTIEKVRLLTTDAAKKGAKLVLFPEAYIPAYPRGMTFGTVVGSRSKKGREDWYRYWENSIFVPSKETEILGSIAKDNSVYLVIGVIEKEQLSGTLYCTVLYFGPDGTLLGKHRKLKPTASERIIWGEGDGSTLPVFDTSIGKMGGLICWENYMPLARMAMYSKGVEIYLMPTADAREVWQSTIRHIALEGRCFVLSCNQFVTKDMYPTDLACYDELESEPEIMSNGGSAIIGPLGEYIVGPVYGKEDILIADLDLKDIVKSRFDFDVNGHYSRPDVFQLTINEAEKTNVKWE
- a CDS encoding Fur-regulated basic protein FbpA translates to MILHETIKKRKGFLISFLVNSGRYIGDLQFLNELTLSELEKEYRDLKNNG
- the ssuE gene encoding NADPH-dependent FMN reductase, translated to MAKAVIISGATSVNSRLNGIEQEVVAFLTREQIEFEQIKVRELPPEDLIYGKFDSPEIAIANKKVESADAVIVLTPVYKASFTGVLKTYLDLLPQKGLANKIILPLVIGGTFGHLLVIDYALKPVLSALGATTILNGVYTLDTQVERIEDNQYELDSEAHERLQKALTDLAEHLRK
- a CDS encoding LLM class flavin-dependent oxidoreductase, whose product is MGKQIILNAFEMTSAMHNSHGLWKHPESKRQRRYKELDYWIEMAKLLERGKFDAVFFADVLGVYDTYKQSKEPSIRDGMQIPLIDAALVIPVMASVTKHLSFAFTVSTTYEPPFAHARRFSTLDHLTKGRIAWNVVTSYLPNAARNFGLHEMIKHDRRYDIADEYLEVCYKLWESSWEDGAVIEDVKNGVLVDPAKVHEINHSGEFFHVEGPHLSEPSLQRTPVLYQAGVSERGREFAAKHAECVFVGGPTPERIRFYTEDIKKRAEKYGRNPDNIKVFSFLTVIVGETTEEAEQKYQELNRLWSPDAAKAQFGGASGYDLSQYEKSDLDQPFEFKPTEHGHYKAASLTKDASKKLKIGEALSRLENIDREQVIVGNPTEVADAIQYHFEASGVDGFNLNHLVTPGSLEDFIDLVVPILQKRGLYKTEYKNGTLRQKLFDHGSSLLPEDHPGSQYRRITVNN
- a CDS encoding YezD family protein gives rise to the protein MKQLNEEKIKYILSSLDKLEYGCVVITVHDSDITQIDITEKKRFPLVKNKKLEVKK
- a CDS encoding DUF3891 family protein, translated to MIVYERESDFVMVTQDDHARVSGEFAKAWRNEYFVALDRKEDVELAVFEHDRGWIDLDETPFWNDEKRLPFSFRDFPLTPRFVFYKKGIDEVESKNKYAALLCSLQYTTLFEMIQDDSVPAFLYSEYERQQRLINDLNLTHHSSQEMIKFHLQVLRFCDDLSLYICMHEPMVHHTASEWFAEGFSQRFSFFNHEKITFEWAEKEKIILSHFPFSSEVVVKVPLKEVKKADIANYGIAKAYKHTPKKERVVQFVPK